Part of the Pseudomonas abietaniphila genome is shown below.
CAGTGGACACGGAGTGCTCGTTCGACAAGAGACTTGGAAAGTGGTGGATACATTAACGGTTGCGGGCTGACAGGGGAATCGTCAGCCCACCGATCACGCTGTGGGAGCGAATTCATTAGCGAGACAGTGGGACAGCCGACACACCTCTGGCGCTCGTACTACCGCATCGTGAATGAATTCGCTCCCACAGGTTTGAAACCTGCATTGTCATGGACGGCCCGCCTCAGGCCTTCGACGCCTCGGGCGCCACCACATCGCCGCCCAGCACCACGGCCTGATCGTCCAGGTAGATGTCGCAATGCCTTAGCGGAATGTCCAGATGGCACGGCGTTTTGCGCGTCCCGCCGACTTCAGTGTTCGGGCCGGTGGAGAACAGGAAGTTGCCATAGAACGCCCGCGCGTCCATGCACATGCCGTCGTTCTTGTCGTGCAGGCCCATGGCGGTCCACTGCGCACGGGGCTGCAAACCCCAGCCAATGTGGGAAATACCGTACACCTCGGGATCGTTGAAATACTTCATGTAATCGCGCAGGTACTCCGCCTCGAAGCCGCCCTTGATCCCGGTGATAAAGCCTTTTTCGATCTCCAGAACGATCTGTTCGCGGGAATAGTTTTTGAACGGCAGCACGATGTCGCCAATGTCGATCACCAGCGTGCCTTCCGCCGTTTCTTCGTTCGGCCAGGAGAACAGAAACCCGCTGGGCCAATGGTCCCAACGACCTGGCTCGTCGGCGAAACCGTACTCCGTCACCGAAGGGTATTGACCCAGTTGCGCGCGGAAATCACTGCCCGCGCGGGATTTCACATGAATCGAACGCGCCGATTTCAGCACCTGTTCAGCTGCCAGGACCCGCTCTTTGTCGGCCAGGGTGGGCAGCATGCGCGCCAGCACTTCCGGCGGCTCGACCGCAAGCAGGATGCGCGTGCCGGTCTTGAGGATCTGCTCCTGTTCCGGGGAGTGCAGCAACATCATGGTGTCGACGACCAGGTCCGCCGCTTCCAGCGCCCGCTGTGCAGCGATGTTGCCGGTCAGCGCGGTGTCACCGCAGTAGGCGGTCATGTCATTGCCCATGGCCTTGGGGTGATTGAACGACGGCAATTCCACCGCATAGACCTTGGCGCCCAGACGCTGGGCGGCGTCCATGGCCGCGCGCACGGTGCGCGCATCGGAATAGTGGCTCTTGAGCACTGCAACGCTCTGGGTCGTGTCCACCTTCGACAGTTTCAGGACATGCTCGAACATCTGGGTCAATTCGCAATCGCTAACCGGCATC
Proteins encoded:
- a CDS encoding 2,5-dihydroxypyridine 5,6-dioxygenase, translated to MPVSDCELTQMFEHVLKLSKVDTTQSVAVLKSHYSDARTVRAAMDAAQRLGAKVYAVELPSFNHPKAMGNDMTAYCGDTALTGNIAAQRALEAADLVVDTMMLLHSPEQEQILKTGTRILLAVEPPEVLARMLPTLADKERVLAAEQVLKSARSIHVKSRAGSDFRAQLGQYPSVTEYGFADEPGRWDHWPSGFLFSWPNEETAEGTLVIDIGDIVLPFKNYSREQIVLEIEKGFITGIKGGFEAEYLRDYMKYFNDPEVYGISHIGWGLQPRAQWTAMGLHDKNDGMCMDARAFYGNFLFSTGPNTEVGGTRKTPCHLDIPLRHCDIYLDDQAVVLGGDVVAPEASKA